One window of the Novipirellula caenicola genome contains the following:
- a CDS encoding DedA family protein, whose amino-acid sequence MLAENIFPPIPSEIVMPWAGYSVSQGNVSFIAVVTAGSIGSFLGALAWYLLARWIGKERLARWIDGHGAWLTITRRDLDQVDDWFDQWGSVAVLVCRMIPGIRTLISVPAGFAAMPIGRFSLFTAIGTVLWTALLAGIGWWLGDHYKDLAAPLSWVSMAVIAGMFAWWVWRVVRQRSARATTS is encoded by the coding sequence ATGTTGGCTGAAAATATCTTTCCGCCCATACCATCGGAAATCGTCATGCCGTGGGCGGGGTACTCGGTAAGCCAAGGAAATGTGTCTTTTATCGCCGTCGTCACGGCCGGCAGCATCGGATCGTTCCTGGGGGCGTTGGCTTGGTATCTGCTCGCCCGTTGGATCGGCAAGGAGCGATTGGCCCGTTGGATCGACGGCCACGGTGCTTGGTTAACGATCACCCGGCGAGACTTGGATCAGGTCGATGATTGGTTTGATCAATGGGGAAGTGTCGCGGTATTGGTCTGTCGGATGATTCCTGGGATTCGCACCTTGATCAGCGTTCCGGCCGGGTTTGCAGCGATGCCGATTGGCCGATTTTCGTTATTCACGGCGATCGGCACCGTGCTGTGGACGGCACTGCTTGCCGGCATCGGATGGTGGCTCGGCGATCATTACAAGGATCTCGCTGCCCCGCTGAGCTGGGTCAGCATGGCAGTGATCGCAGGGATGTTTGCTTGGTGGGTTTGGCGCGTGGTGCGGCAGCGGTCGGCTCGGGCCACAACGTCTTGA
- a CDS encoding ZIP family metal transporter, with amino-acid sequence MITWLKELDPVYQALAAGLFTWGLTALGAALVFGLLKVNRKLLDAMLGFAGGVMLAASYWSLLAPSIAVAEEQGWPSWLPAAIGFLAGGAFLWGLDQLLPHLHRGLPIESAEGPRTAWQRSVLLIIAITLHNIPEGLAVGVALGSAASGLKTASLGSAAALAIGIGLQNVPEGVAVAVPLRGEGLSRMKAWMIGQASALVEPVAAVIGAAVVVFAAPVLPFALSFAAGAMVYVVVEELVPETQQQGNDDLATLCLMLGFAVMMILDVALG; translated from the coding sequence ATGATCACATGGCTAAAAGAATTGGATCCTGTCTACCAAGCGCTTGCCGCGGGCCTATTTACATGGGGGCTCACTGCGTTGGGGGCCGCATTGGTGTTTGGCTTGTTAAAAGTCAATCGCAAACTGCTCGACGCAATGCTTGGGTTTGCAGGCGGCGTGATGCTGGCGGCAAGCTATTGGAGTCTGCTTGCGCCATCGATCGCAGTCGCCGAAGAACAGGGGTGGCCGAGCTGGTTGCCAGCCGCGATCGGTTTTCTGGCGGGGGGCGCCTTCTTATGGGGACTCGACCAACTGCTTCCCCATCTGCATCGTGGGCTGCCGATCGAATCCGCCGAAGGTCCGCGTACCGCGTGGCAGCGCAGCGTGCTGCTGATCATCGCCATCACGCTGCATAACATCCCCGAGGGATTGGCGGTCGGCGTAGCGCTGGGCAGTGCCGCTAGCGGATTGAAAACGGCCAGCCTGGGCAGTGCCGCCGCATTGGCGATCGGTATCGGCTTGCAAAACGTGCCCGAAGGGGTTGCCGTCGCCGTGCCGCTACGGGGCGAAGGGCTAAGCCGAATGAAGGCTTGGATGATCGGTCAAGCCTCGGCTCTGGTTGAACCGGTGGCCGCCGTCATCGGAGCCGCGGTGGTGGTGTTCGCTGCTCCGGTACTGCCGTTTGCGCTCAGCTTCGCCGCCGGTGCGATGGTGTATGTCGTGGTCGAAGAGCTAGTTCCCGAAACACAGCAGCAGGGCAACGACGATTTGGCGACGCTTTGTCTGATGCTTGGGTTCGCGGTGATGATGATCTTGGACGTTGCGCTTGGATAG
- a CDS encoding DUF1559 domain-containing protein: MKTNRPLSPRLGFTLVELLVVIAIIGVLVGLLLPAVQAAREAARRMSCSNNFKQLGLGMHNYHSAYNALPIQGSGTEDATLSNSYWWSNTKNASQNQLSALVGLTPFIEQQAIWEVISNPNDFNKDGAVDFPAMGPSPQNWLDYVPYSTEMPTLRCPSDPGTGLPAAGRTNYAMCGGDSGRWINFGNRSDNPWKPLNATQADEQRAADRGVFACYKQMKFRDILDGLSNTIAMGEIATDLGDKDKRTISYDRPSWSYPGPRDNPSECGTGGLVDPQRPQFWASSTPTDSSSSGRGYQWFSRLPLYTMVTTILPPNKEVCGYDRGVDLIVLPPSSRHQGGVHVLMADGAVKFITDSIEAGDSTAPMVHRWGNAANKNQPGAQSPYGLWGSLGSRAAKETISAEF, from the coding sequence ATGAAAACGAATCGCCCTCTATCCCCACGTCTCGGTTTCACCTTGGTGGAGTTGCTGGTTGTCATCGCCATCATCGGGGTGCTCGTCGGTTTGTTGCTACCTGCGGTTCAAGCCGCTCGTGAAGCCGCTCGCCGCATGAGCTGCAGCAACAACTTCAAACAACTTGGTTTGGGGATGCATAACTACCACAGCGCCTACAATGCGTTGCCGATTCAGGGGAGTGGGACCGAAGATGCGACCCTCAGCAATTCGTATTGGTGGTCCAACACCAAGAACGCAAGTCAAAATCAGTTGTCTGCTTTGGTGGGGCTGACCCCGTTCATCGAGCAGCAAGCCATCTGGGAAGTGATCAGCAATCCGAACGACTTTAATAAAGATGGCGCGGTTGATTTCCCGGCGATGGGGCCAAGCCCGCAAAACTGGTTGGATTACGTGCCTTACAGCACTGAAATGCCAACGCTTCGTTGTCCCAGCGATCCGGGGACTGGATTGCCCGCGGCGGGACGTACGAACTATGCCATGTGTGGTGGCGATTCGGGACGCTGGATCAACTTTGGAAATCGCAGCGACAATCCTTGGAAACCACTCAACGCGACTCAAGCCGATGAGCAGCGTGCTGCCGATCGCGGTGTCTTTGCATGTTACAAGCAGATGAAGTTTCGTGACATCCTCGATGGTTTGTCCAACACGATTGCAATGGGAGAAATCGCGACCGACCTAGGTGATAAAGACAAGCGAACGATCTCTTACGATCGTCCAAGCTGGAGTTACCCTGGACCTCGTGACAATCCATCCGAGTGTGGTACAGGTGGTTTGGTCGATCCACAGCGTCCTCAGTTCTGGGCTTCCTCGACGCCAACCGATAGTTCCTCTAGCGGTCGCGGTTATCAGTGGTTCAGCCGATTGCCGCTGTACACGATGGTGACCACAATTTTGCCGCCCAACAAAGAGGTTTGTGGTTATGACCGTGGCGTCGACTTGATTGTCTTGCCGCCGTCAAGTCGTCATCAAGGTGGCGTGCATGTGCTGATGGCCGACGGGGCGGTGAAGTTCATCACCGACTCGATCGAAGCAGGTGATTCGACCGCTCCGATGGTTCACCGCTGGGGTAACGCCGCGAACAAGAACCAGCCCGGTGCGCAAAGTCCCTATGGTTTGTGGGGATCGCTGGGCAGTCGTGCCGCGAAAGAAACGATTTCCGCCGAATTCTAA
- a CDS encoding FG-GAP-like repeat-containing protein, with translation MLDSQTVGIHLVAMRRCSPLVLLVLCSVLGGCTDAPLADADKFAVDPVATASAYSRFSQAVSEAKWADASQWSSAALIERPDDPDVLFMAAKVAYHNGDLPLSTELMLTACDVTSYGDDNQVQQTVVALLSMGRLYAAIELLENTTGRRPEHHVFRRQLVDFYAMAERPELADPHRRVLIQQRKFDLKLLLDLAAKGPRTLEEDSVQLLVERNPDDLRPLLAKAKRHFDQRRDEDAASLLGRIIARHPDFVPAHLLAISIAARSGDFDAVMRLATQMPEDVDSDVRYWIALGDWARDQSLDEVAVRCYWEGTRRDADDSECWLKLQTSLQRVDEQRSTPELIAASSDVQTRARLLNRLDQQRREFLSAQADSQRLAIGIAQTLQQLGRLWECEAWAAIALTLTRDPIESAAEYRNSVVATLRRDMPWQVVQGHPELKLDFSHMPLPAIERNANPQDHALLVTSAIKQSGHADSISSLKLVNQAAERGVKFFGYTQEHLDRPGFMLHHTLGCGGGTLDYDLDGWSDVYFAAAGGTPRIDDSNSNALFRNLGGDFRETTSLAGTGDTGFGQGVAVGDVNEDGFPDILVLNFGRNVLYLNQGDGTFEDGTDHWLGTNTETAWSTSGAIVDFNTDGLADLVYLNYCKGEQLTTHRCFAKQLDAAPSCSPMAFPADADVFRIGDAAGHFQPQSENIAAEPDIIGRGLGIVAGALDDNAGIDLFVANDMTNNHYWSTSFAADTDDRLRDFALTRGLAGDARGAAQGSMGIAVGDVDRDGRFDLFVTNFTDESNVLHRGTGHHAWVDDTHRFGLASSSFPLVAFGTQMVDLDNDSRHEIVVTNGHVQILSPSGVRADYEQPFQLYEQNVKGRYELVSPRMQGDYVNSLHVGRALWTIDADRDGMTDLFVTHQTEPVALLMNHSAAGRSWIEFQLVGTSSSRDAIGAVVELQCGDDVWTQPLTSGDGYLCSNERRLRFGLKDSKPSGCSVTIRWPSGNVDSYDDLTPNRRWLIAESQGITQLDH, from the coding sequence TTGCTAGATTCTCAGACTGTCGGGATTCATCTCGTTGCGATGCGACGTTGCAGTCCGCTAGTGCTGCTGGTTCTGTGTTCGGTATTGGGTGGTTGCACAGACGCACCACTAGCGGACGCAGACAAATTTGCCGTCGACCCCGTTGCAACTGCGTCGGCGTACAGCCGTTTTTCGCAAGCGGTATCCGAAGCCAAGTGGGCCGACGCGTCACAGTGGTCCAGCGCCGCTTTGATCGAACGACCTGATGATCCCGACGTCTTATTCATGGCAGCTAAGGTCGCCTACCACAATGGCGATCTGCCGTTGTCGACCGAGCTCATGCTGACCGCTTGCGACGTCACGTCCTATGGCGACGATAACCAGGTCCAGCAGACGGTGGTGGCACTGCTTTCGATGGGGCGGCTTTATGCCGCAATCGAACTACTGGAAAACACCACCGGACGGCGTCCCGAACATCACGTCTTTCGCCGTCAACTCGTCGATTTCTATGCGATGGCTGAGCGGCCTGAATTAGCGGATCCCCATCGACGTGTCCTGATCCAACAACGCAAATTTGATCTCAAGTTGTTGCTGGATCTCGCAGCGAAAGGACCGCGAACGCTCGAAGAAGATTCGGTGCAGTTGTTGGTCGAGCGGAATCCCGACGATTTGCGTCCACTGCTGGCGAAAGCGAAACGCCACTTTGATCAACGTCGTGATGAAGACGCCGCTTCGCTGCTCGGTCGCATCATTGCCCGTCACCCCGACTTCGTTCCCGCTCATTTGCTGGCGATTTCGATCGCCGCGCGATCGGGCGACTTTGATGCGGTGATGCGATTGGCAACCCAAATGCCCGAGGACGTTGACTCCGATGTCCGCTACTGGATCGCACTGGGAGACTGGGCCCGTGATCAAAGTCTCGATGAAGTGGCTGTGCGGTGCTACTGGGAGGGAACACGCCGAGATGCAGACGACAGCGAGTGTTGGTTGAAATTGCAAACGAGTTTGCAACGAGTCGATGAGCAACGATCCACGCCTGAGTTGATTGCGGCAAGTAGCGATGTCCAAACACGGGCCCGATTACTGAATCGTCTCGACCAACAACGACGCGAGTTTTTATCCGCACAAGCCGATTCACAGCGTTTGGCAATCGGGATCGCCCAAACGCTTCAACAGCTTGGCCGTCTCTGGGAATGTGAAGCGTGGGCCGCAATAGCATTGACACTGACGCGAGACCCGATCGAATCGGCAGCCGAATATCGCAATTCCGTCGTTGCCACGCTTCGCCGCGACATGCCATGGCAAGTAGTGCAAGGGCATCCCGAGCTGAAGCTTGATTTCAGTCATATGCCTCTGCCGGCGATCGAGCGAAACGCGAATCCGCAAGACCACGCCCTCCTGGTCACAAGTGCCATCAAGCAGAGCGGGCATGCCGATTCAATTTCGTCGTTAAAACTCGTCAATCAGGCGGCCGAGCGTGGAGTGAAGTTCTTTGGCTACACCCAGGAACACCTCGATCGTCCCGGATTCATGTTGCACCATACGCTCGGCTGTGGTGGCGGTACGTTGGACTACGATCTGGATGGCTGGAGCGATGTTTACTTTGCGGCCGCGGGGGGAACGCCGCGGATCGACGATTCTAACAGCAACGCTCTGTTTCGGAATCTCGGTGGTGACTTCCGCGAAACCACCTCGTTGGCTGGCACCGGGGATACCGGGTTTGGCCAAGGGGTTGCCGTGGGGGATGTCAATGAAGATGGTTTTCCTGACATTCTTGTTCTCAACTTTGGTCGCAACGTGCTGTATCTAAACCAAGGCGATGGAACCTTCGAAGACGGAACGGATCACTGGCTTGGAACAAACACTGAAACCGCGTGGTCCACAAGCGGCGCGATCGTCGATTTTAATACGGATGGGTTGGCGGATTTGGTGTATCTGAATTATTGCAAGGGCGAGCAATTGACGACTCATCGCTGCTTTGCGAAGCAATTGGATGCAGCACCCTCCTGTTCGCCAATGGCATTTCCGGCGGACGCTGACGTGTTTCGGATTGGTGACGCCGCTGGGCATTTTCAACCGCAATCTGAAAACATCGCAGCGGAACCCGACATCATCGGGCGTGGTTTGGGGATCGTTGCCGGTGCGCTGGACGATAACGCAGGCATCGATCTGTTTGTTGCGAATGACATGACGAACAACCACTACTGGTCGACGTCATTCGCTGCCGACACCGACGATCGGCTACGTGATTTTGCGTTGACGCGTGGCTTGGCCGGCGATGCTCGAGGTGCGGCGCAGGGATCCATGGGGATTGCCGTAGGCGACGTCGATCGCGATGGGCGATTCGATCTGTTTGTCACCAATTTCACAGACGAGTCCAACGTGCTGCATCGTGGCACGGGCCATCACGCGTGGGTCGACGATACCCATCGTTTCGGACTCGCATCAAGCTCGTTTCCGTTGGTGGCATTCGGAACGCAGATGGTCGATTTGGACAACGATAGCCGTCATGAAATTGTCGTAACCAACGGACACGTTCAAATCTTGTCTCCGAGTGGTGTTCGCGCCGACTATGAACAACCCTTCCAACTTTACGAGCAGAACGTCAAAGGCCGTTACGAATTGGTTTCTCCGAGGATGCAAGGAGATTATGTGAATTCATTGCATGTGGGACGAGCGTTGTGGACCATCGACGCGGATCGAGACGGGATGACCGATCTATTCGTAACACATCAAACCGAGCCGGTTGCATTGCTGATGAATCATTCTGCAGCAGGCCGGTCGTGGATCGAATTTCAATTGGTGGGGACATCGAGTTCACGGGACGCGATTGGAGCCGTCGTCGAGCTTCAATGTGGCGACGACGTGTGGACACAACCGCTCACCTCGGGCGATGGCTATCTTTGCAGCAACGAACGTCGGTTGCGTTTCGGTTTGAAGGATTCGAAACCATCCGGCTGCTCGGTGACGATCCGTTGGCCAAGCGGCAACGTGGATTCCTACGACGATTTGACTCCCAATCGGCGTTGGTTGATCGCGGAATCGCAAGGGATCACCCAGCTCGACCATTGA
- a CDS encoding TVP38/TMEM64 family protein, producing MADQIEQNENATKPAMVKKAGLFLLVVAAAIIGYLQFGHLLNLDSLAQRESQLRTFQADHPVLVYGVAFGIYVLATGLSIPGAAVLTLVYGWYFGFVRGLVLISFASTAGATVAFLLSRFLFRDAIQNRFGERLKSFNESLEKEGPFFLFTLRLIPAVPFFMINAVMGLTPIRTRTFWWVSQLGMLAGTAVYVYAGSSVPDLQTLADKGIAAVFTSSQLWQIGSAFVLLGLFPLIVRFTMKFIQRKRLQPT from the coding sequence ATGGCTGACCAAATCGAACAAAACGAAAACGCTACGAAACCAGCGATGGTCAAGAAAGCGGGGCTGTTTTTGCTCGTCGTCGCAGCGGCGATCATCGGCTACCTCCAGTTTGGGCATTTGCTGAATCTTGATTCGCTCGCTCAACGAGAATCTCAGCTACGGACGTTCCAGGCCGATCATCCCGTATTGGTCTACGGGGTCGCGTTTGGGATTTATGTGCTCGCCACCGGGTTGTCGATTCCCGGGGCGGCGGTGTTGACGCTGGTTTACGGTTGGTACTTTGGTTTTGTTCGCGGATTGGTTTTGATCAGCTTCGCTTCGACCGCCGGCGCCACCGTGGCGTTTCTGCTGAGCCGCTTCTTATTTCGCGATGCAATCCAAAATCGATTTGGTGAGCGATTGAAAAGTTTCAACGAATCGCTCGAAAAGGAAGGTCCGTTCTTTTTATTCACGTTGCGGCTGATCCCTGCGGTCCCGTTTTTTATGATCAATGCGGTGATGGGGCTGACGCCAATTCGCACTCGCACGTTTTGGTGGGTTAGCCAGCTTGGGATGTTGGCGGGGACCGCCGTTTACGTCTACGCGGGCTCAAGTGTTCCCGACCTGCAAACGCTGGCAGATAAAGGCATTGCTGCGGTATTTACATCAAGTCAACTGTGGCAGATTGGCAGCGCGTTTGTGCTGCTCGGGCTCTTTCCGCTGATCGTTCGTTTCACGATGAAGTTCATTCAGCGAAAGCGGCTACAACCCACATGA
- a CDS encoding NADP-dependent malic enzyme — MMTDFFTRSLIVHEQLRGKIGMHSRMPVKTADDLSIAYTPGVARPCEVIAKDPARAWDLTIKNNSVAIVSDGSAVLGLGNIGAHAAIPVMEGKALLFREFAGIDAWPICVDTQDTQEIIDTVRRIAPVFGGINLEDIAAPKCFEVENQLQDLGIPVFHDDQHGTAIVLLAALINAAKVIDRKLTDMRVVINGAGAAGTAIARLLRCVGHDPNVCQPVLDVIVCDSRGAIHQDREGLSPEKTELLAYTNRENRQGNLADVMVDADVFIGVSKGNLLKPSHIQSMSAKPIILAMANPIPEIMPADAIAAGAAIVGTGRSDFPNQVNNVLAFPGIFRGALDSRSKRISEEMKIAAAHALAACVHEPTAEMILPNPLDQTVAPSVAAAIHSLATQTDAP, encoded by the coding sequence ATGATGACCGACTTCTTTACGCGAAGTTTGATTGTTCACGAGCAACTGCGTGGCAAGATCGGGATGCATTCGCGGATGCCGGTCAAGACAGCCGACGATTTGTCGATCGCGTACACGCCTGGGGTGGCACGACCCTGTGAGGTGATCGCGAAAGATCCTGCACGAGCATGGGATTTAACCATCAAAAATAACTCCGTCGCGATCGTTAGTGACGGTTCCGCGGTGCTTGGGCTGGGGAACATTGGTGCCCACGCGGCCATCCCGGTGATGGAGGGCAAAGCACTGCTATTTCGCGAGTTTGCGGGGATCGATGCATGGCCCATTTGCGTGGATACCCAAGACACTCAAGAGATCATCGATACGGTTCGCCGGATTGCTCCGGTTTTTGGTGGCATCAATCTCGAAGACATCGCAGCGCCAAAATGCTTCGAGGTCGAAAACCAATTGCAAGACTTGGGCATTCCCGTTTTCCACGATGACCAACATGGCACGGCCATCGTGCTGTTAGCCGCGTTGATCAATGCCGCGAAAGTGATCGATCGCAAACTGACCGACATGCGAGTGGTGATCAATGGGGCTGGTGCCGCAGGAACGGCAATCGCCCGACTGCTGCGCTGCGTAGGACACGATCCTAACGTCTGCCAACCGGTTCTTGATGTCATCGTCTGTGATTCACGCGGCGCGATTCATCAGGACCGCGAGGGATTGTCACCCGAGAAAACAGAGTTGTTGGCTTATACGAATCGCGAAAATCGACAGGGCAACCTCGCAGATGTGATGGTCGATGCCGACGTCTTTATTGGAGTCAGCAAAGGCAACCTGTTGAAACCAAGCCACATCCAATCGATGTCCGCGAAGCCGATTATCCTCGCGATGGCCAATCCCATTCCCGAGATCATGCCCGCCGATGCGATCGCCGCCGGGGCCGCGATCGTGGGTACCGGCCGTAGCGATTTTCCGAATCAAGTGAATAACGTGCTGGCCTTTCCCGGCATCTTTCGCGGCGCCTTGGATAGCCGCAGCAAGCGAATTAGCGAAGAAATGAAGATCGCTGCCGCTCATGCGTTGGCCGCCTGTGTGCACGAACCGACAGCCGAGATGATTCTGCCCAACCCGCTCGATCAAACCGTCGCTCCCAGTGTGGCGGCGGCAATCCATTCGCTGGCAACCCAGACCGATGCCCCTTGA